The Salvelinus fontinalis isolate EN_2023a chromosome 31, ASM2944872v1, whole genome shotgun sequence genome has a window encoding:
- the LOC129829442 gene encoding uncharacterized protein LOC129829442 — translation MSGLLTANSSSVLLLLSLSLALLLLPALPLDAKSLSAARGVGGRGLDATGGGVRHFRRDLRDSLPYEAGMMSYPGESADVLTRRGGNELLYQPEEWRGQGLSHAVQQLVENDERHEQETAYLAGLLRLLSEAEGAAGEEGGEEDQGPGDFQGPYTRDYDETEQGMRMGKPQAAAPWQGLLDPQLTQALLNRYRQERLQQQPGLPGLPATINRLTDDRLETGSQDRDQEALRYLVTKILSNISPNNPQGSSSRRARRDLVSVSGGGGGGVRAASEPVFHRSRRSLVSPPTPSPSREPSPGLLRVKRLGYMEEGPVWLGGEREGHKTPNHAVGLQRMKRIDAELQAQPGGRPSRRRRALNYDPQALTHDPELLVQHILHYLPQ, via the exons tCACTGTCCGCTGCTCGTGGCGTGGGGGGGCGTGGTCTGGACGCCACAGGAGGCGGGGTCAGGCATTTCCGCCGAGATCTCCGTGATTCACTGCCGTACGAGGCCGGGATGATGTCCTATCCTGGCGAGTCGGCTGACGTCCTGACCCGGCGGGGGGGCAACGAGCTGCTCTATCAaccagaggagtggagggggcaGGGCTTAAGCCATGCTGTGCAGCAATTGGTGGAGAACGACGAGAGGCATGAACAGGAAACGGCGTACCTGGCCGGGTTGCTCCGCCTCCTCAGTGAAGCTGAAGGAGCTgccggagaggagggaggtgaggaggaCCAGGGGCCAGGGGACTTCCAAGGGCCCTATACCCGTGACTACGACGAGACAGAGCAGGGCATGAGAATGGGAAAGCCCCAGGCTGCAGCTCCATGGCAGGGCCTACTGGACCCCCAGCTCACCCAGGCTCTGCTCAACAGATACAGGCAGGAGAGGTTGCAGCAGCAGCCCGGGTTACCAGGTCTACCAGCCACCATCAACAGGCTTACAGATGACAGGCTGGAAACAGGCAGCCAGGACCGAGACCAGGAGGCTCTGAg ATACCTCGTGACCAAGATCCTGTCCAACATTAGTCCCAACAACCCCCAGGGTTCGTCAAGCCGCCGGGCGAGGAGGGACCTGGTGTCTGTAtctggtggtgggggtggaggggtcagAGCAGCCTCAGAACCAGTCTTCCACAGGTCCCGTCGCTCCCTGGTCTCCCCTCCTACTCCTTCCCCCAGCCGGGAGCCCTCTCCGGGGCTTCTGAGGGTCAAGAGGCTGGGGTACATGGAAGAGGGCCCTGTATGgcttgggggagagagggagggccacAAGACCCCAAACCATGCTGTGGGGTTACAGAGGATGAAGAGGATCGACGCCGAACTACAGGCCCAGCCTGGTGGGAGGCCCAGCCGCAGGAGAAGAGCCCTGAACTACGACCCCCAAGCCCTAACCCACGACCCCGAGCTGCTGGTCCAACACATCCTACACTACCTGCcacagtag